A stretch of Pseudomonas sp. LRP2-20 DNA encodes these proteins:
- a CDS encoding Hpt domain-containing protein, with amino-acid sequence MTDKHIDHKVLSDLQEVMEDGYLQLLETFLEDSERRLSQLHEAKSVDELGMAAHSFKGSSSNMGAVGLAQLCQQLEERVKVRQLYGIEDLINQIDREYLEVKCFYRGERERVSAN; translated from the coding sequence GTGACAGACAAGCATATTGACCACAAGGTACTCAGCGACTTGCAGGAGGTCATGGAAGATGGCTACCTGCAATTGTTGGAAACCTTTCTGGAAGATTCCGAGCGGCGCTTGAGCCAGCTGCATGAGGCCAAGAGCGTCGATGAACTCGGCATGGCCGCGCACAGCTTCAAGGGCAGCAGCAGCAACATGGGCGCTGTTGGCCTTGCCCAGTTGTGCCAGCAGCTGGAAGAGCGGGTGAAGGTGCGGCAGTTGTATGGCATCGAGGATCTGATCAACCAGATCGACCGGGAATACCTGGAAGTGAAGTGCTTCTATCGCGGCGAACGTGAGCGCGTTTCGGCTAACTGA
- a CDS encoding flagellar hook-length control protein FliK, protein MPVAPNPLLQANTLSKPSNAGSSRVDKPLQAAGGQGGGFDQVMAGQGRDKAPARNDKVVQPGPKDKPDVARGGKQQAADKPAVADDGNKLPADDATQPATDAATASDSGSLDASLVAGQVTDAQPGAQLLQAQAEAVAPVLQAAIQQAPVAEVSEPLAEESEADAFDPDADPLANLPTLRLALEQTAQAKGTTSAHATDTTKAQSDDGQAAVNPLATLIDKVEGEAGKSETGDKAFGALIEDGLKDTKSASSDTRVDDFANRLASLTQAVTAKTANALPVNANPLHQPLQMNQGAWAEGLVNRVMYLSSQNLKSADIQLEPAELGRLDIRVNVATDQSTQITFVSGHAGVRDALDSQVYRLRELFAQQGLAQPDVNVADQSRQQQQQAQQDGSQLSGVAARRAQRGEQGSELGDGSRAVEQQVVIGDSAVDYYA, encoded by the coding sequence ATGCCTGTCGCACCCAACCCTTTGTTGCAAGCCAACACCCTGAGCAAGCCGTCGAACGCGGGTTCCTCGCGGGTGGACAAGCCGCTGCAGGCGGCGGGCGGGCAGGGCGGCGGCTTCGATCAGGTCATGGCCGGACAGGGGCGTGACAAGGCGCCCGCGCGCAATGACAAGGTGGTTCAGCCCGGCCCCAAGGACAAGCCTGATGTTGCCCGGGGCGGCAAGCAGCAGGCCGCCGACAAGCCGGCGGTTGCCGATGACGGCAACAAATTGCCAGCAGACGATGCCACGCAGCCTGCTACCGATGCTGCCACCGCCAGCGACTCGGGTTCGCTCGATGCCAGCCTGGTCGCGGGCCAGGTCACTGATGCGCAGCCCGGCGCGCAATTGTTGCAGGCCCAGGCCGAAGCCGTGGCGCCGGTCTTGCAGGCCGCTATCCAGCAGGCGCCCGTGGCCGAGGTTAGCGAGCCGTTGGCAGAAGAGTCCGAGGCTGATGCCTTCGACCCGGATGCCGACCCCTTGGCCAACCTGCCGACCTTGCGCCTGGCATTGGAGCAGACTGCCCAGGCCAAGGGCACGACATCGGCCCATGCAACTGACACAACCAAGGCTCAATCCGATGATGGGCAAGCGGCCGTCAATCCGTTGGCGACCCTGATCGACAAGGTCGAGGGTGAAGCAGGGAAGTCCGAGACCGGTGACAAGGCCTTCGGCGCCTTGATCGAAGATGGCCTCAAGGACACCAAGAGCGCCAGCAGCGATACCCGCGTCGACGACTTTGCCAACCGCCTGGCCAGCCTGACCCAGGCGGTTACCGCCAAGACTGCCAATGCGCTGCCGGTTAACGCCAACCCGTTGCATCAGCCCTTGCAGATGAACCAGGGCGCCTGGGCCGAAGGCCTGGTCAACCGGGTCATGTACCTGTCCAGTCAGAACCTCAAGTCGGCGGATATCCAGCTGGAGCCGGCTGAGCTCGGGCGCCTCGATATCCGTGTCAATGTCGCGACTGACCAATCCACCCAGATCACCTTCGTCAGTGGCCATGCTGGCGTGCGTGATGCGCTGGACAGCCAGGTGTATCGCCTGCGCGAACTGTTTGCCCAGCAGGGGCTGGCGCAGCCGGACGTCAACGTCGCAGACCAGTCGCGCCAGCAACAGCAGCAGGCGCAGCAGGACGGCTCGCAGCTGTCCGGGGTCGCTGCGCGCCGGGCGCAGAGGGGCGAGCAGGGTAGTGAGTTGGGCGACGGCTCGCGGGCTGTCGAGCAGCAGGTGGTCATTGGCGACAGTGCTGTCGATTACTACGCTTGA
- the fliL gene encoding flagellar basal body-associated protein FliL: protein MAKSDAVKDPAAKGKLKLILLLVLALLLAVGLSVGATWFIMHKSESAPAPEAAATNVKAPAIYVPLAPAFVVNFNQNGRQRYMQLSITMQGRSQADLDALSVHMPVIRNNLVMMFSGQGFDTLAASSVGQEMLRQKATAVVQEVAQKEVGKPVVDQLLFTNFVLQ, encoded by the coding sequence ATGGCGAAGAGCGACGCAGTGAAAGACCCCGCCGCAAAAGGCAAACTCAAGCTGATCCTGCTGCTGGTGCTGGCCCTGTTGCTGGCGGTCGGCCTGTCGGTCGGTGCCACCTGGTTCATCATGCACAAGAGTGAATCGGCGCCCGCCCCTGAAGCGGCCGCTACCAACGTCAAGGCCCCCGCGATCTACGTGCCGCTGGCCCCCGCCTTCGTGGTCAACTTCAACCAGAACGGCCGCCAGCGCTACATGCAGCTGAGCATCACCATGCAAGGCCGTAGCCAGGCCGACCTGGACGCACTCTCGGTGCACATGCCGGTAATCCGCAACAACCTGGTGATGATGTTCTCCGGGCAGGGCTTCGACACCTTGGCGGCCAGTTCGGTGGGCCAGGAGATGCTGCGTCAGAAAGCCACCGCGGTGGTTCAGGAAGTGGCGCAGAAGGAAGTCGGCAAGCCGGTGGTCGACCAGCTGCTGTTCACCAATTTCGTATTGCAGTAG